A portion of the Armigeres subalbatus isolate Guangzhou_Male unplaced genomic scaffold, GZ_Asu_2 Contig1423, whole genome shotgun sequence genome contains these proteins:
- the LOC134202803 gene encoding glutamate-gated chloride channel alpha-like isoform X2, with the protein MFLPTATQNTQSQQSLPPVSYVKAIDVWMSSCSVFVFLSLMEFAVVNNYMGPVATKVMKGYSDEDLSEAIDFNKNGFNKNHRSSDIPQYDTFCNGRETALCIDKFSRFFFPFSFFILNVTYWTTFL; encoded by the coding sequence CCACTCAGAACACGCAATCCCAACAATCACTACCGCCCGTTTCGTACGTGAAAGCGATTGACGTTTGGATGTCATCCTGTTCGGTTTTCGTTTTCCTCTCGCTGATGGAATTTGCCGTCGTTAACAACTACATGGGCCCGGTAGCGACCAAAGTCATGAAGGGCTATTCGGACGAAGACCTCTCGGAAGCGATCGATTTCAACAAGAACGGCTTCAACAAAAATCATAGATCTTCGGATATCCCCCAGTATGACACGTTCTGCAACGGCCGAGAGACGGCATTGTGCATCGATAAGTTTTCCCGGTTTTTCTTCccgttctcatttttcattctgAACGTCACCTATTGGACAACTTTCCTGTAG